AGTGACTGCTCGACGAGTCGTGAGTAATGGGCGATGGCGATGATGGCGAGCGGCACGGTTGCCGCCGCCGTCCCGATGGCCGTTCCGATGATGAGCCGCGTAAATGGAATCAAAAACACGACGAGTAACAGGAACGGGAACGAGCGGACGATATTGACGATCAAGTTGAGCACGGAGAAGACGGCCCGATTTTCGAGCAGTTGCCCTTTTCGTGACAAGTAGAGCCACGTCCCGAGCGGCAGGCCGAGGAGGACGGCCGCGAGAATCGAGACGCCGACCATGATGAACGTCTCGCCGATCGATTGCCAAATCTCGGTCTGATATTGCAGGAGCACCTCAGGCATGTGGTTCACCTGCCTTCTTCAGTTGATCGACGAACCAGGACGGATTGTCGTCGATGTCTGCGACCCCGCTCGGAATGACGTCAATCGTCTCATACACCGCACCGTCCGTCATGACGGTCACGCGGTCACACACTTGTTTGATGACGTCCATCTCATGCGTCACGATGACGATGGTGACGCCGAGCCGCTCATTGATCGACTTCAACACGCCGAGCACTTCGGCCGTCGTGTTCGGGTCGAGCGACGACGTCGGCTCATCACACAATAAGACGTGCGGTTCGTTCGCGAGCGCCCGGGCGATGGCAACACGCTGTTTCTGCCCGCCGCTCAACTGTGCCGGGTACTTGTCTTTGAACGACTCGAGCCCGACGAAACGAAGGCACTCGAGCACCCGGGCCTCGTGCGTCGCCCGCGGTCGGCCGGCCAGTTTCAGCGAGGCGGCCACATTGTCATAGACGGTCTTGTTCGCGACGAGATTAAACTGTTGAAAAATCATGCCGATGACGTGCCGCTTCTCGCGTAGTTGTCGACTCGACAGGCCCGTCAACTCATCGCCATCGATCGTGACTTGCCCTGTATCCGGTGTCTCGAGCAGGTTCATCAGCCGGAGCAACGTCGATTTGCCGGCTCCGCTCGCGCCGATGATGCCATATACCTCGCCACGCTCGATTTGAAGCGAGACGTCACGGACGGCTGCGTCGCGGCCGAACTGTTTGCTGACATTCGTTAGCGTGATCATAGACGGTTCCTTTCTTTCGTGATGAAAAAGTGGATGATAACCGTTTTCCATTTTAGCGAACTAAAGCAAACTTGTCAGGTGAGGTGCTTCACAAAAAAAAGAACCGCACGTGGCGGTTCACTTTAACGGGTGCTGTTTGAAATGCTCAGCGATATGGCGCCGCATCGATTCACGATTCTCGGCAAAGATTCGATGTCGATGGCCGTTTCCCCCTGATGGATGGGGAAATCCGCTCACGACGCGCTCTGGCGCGATGATGCCCTTGTCGACGAGCGTCTCGACGGCACGACGGACGTTAATCCCCATCGGCAAGATAAGTGCGTCCTCGAGGACGGCCATCTCGTCGGCGAACCCTCCTTCGACATAAGACCTAAATAAATCCGTCTTTAACATATCTGGACTCGACCCGTTGTAGTTCTTCCCTTTATAAAAGACGGGATACGGTAGCACCGCCGTATTCTGCACAAGATGGTTCGCCTCGCCGAACAAGTCGAGCGTCGTCGGGATCCCAAGGTGGTGATGCAACTCCAAATCGTCGAGCATCGTCACCAAGTTTTTACGGATCGGTCCGGAAAAGCTGCCACGTTGTTTGACGGCTCGGAGCGCCTCCTCGTCGGGCGCGTCCGCCAAATCACGGATTGCCTCGAACGATTGCCGCATTTGATATAGTCCCGGCGTAATCCCGGCGATGACGACTTTGGCCTGCGGGTTAACGTATTCGAACGGAGCGTAATAGATTGTAAGTTGTTTGTTCGGGTCCTCCTCGAGCAGGAACGGTTCACTCTTCAGAGTCGTTTCCTCTAAATCAGGTAACTCGAGAATATGTTGTTTATAACGTTGAAATAAATCGGTACGTGTCGGCATGTAATTCCCTCCTCTGCTTTTCTGTTCCCCAAACCGTCAAATCCTATCAGAGAATCGTGAACTCGTTTGCGCATTGACGCGACACATCGGCTTTTGTATAGTTAGGAACGACAAAAACGAATAGGAGTGACCAATTTGACTCCAACAGAACCGACGACACGACTCCTCGATCTCCTCAGTGAGCGACATGACCAAATCCGACGCATCAGCGAGCGGGCTTGGAACGAGCAACATGACATCTACATCTCCAACTCCGAATGGTACGTGCTCGCCCGCATCTATAAGACGAAGCCGACCATTGCCGAAGTGACACGCAACGTCCACATCTCCCGCCAAGCGATCCATAAGCTCATCAAGAACTTGAAAGCCAAAGACCTCGTCACGGTGACCGATCATCCGACGAGTCGAAAAGATAAATGTATCGAGCTGACCGAGCTCGGAGTCCGTTGCTACGAACAGAACGAGGCACTGAAAGCCGAACTCGAACAAAAAATAGCCGAATCACTCGGTGACGACGCATTCCGACAACTGAAAATGTTGTTGAAAGCCGACTGGAATTTGTAATCTCTCCTAACGATTGGGAGGGATTTTTTTGTGTCATATCTCACCTCAAATGTCAACCGAGTTGACATTTCGTGTCATGAACTACTATACTTGATGAAAGGAAGAGGTGATCGATTTGTTCAAAACTGGTGATTTAATCATCTATTCGACCCACGGAGTTTGCCGCATTGA
This sequence is a window from Exiguobacterium mexicanum. Protein-coding genes within it:
- a CDS encoding methionine ABC transporter ATP-binding protein, whose translation is MITLTNVSKQFGRDAAVRDVSLQIERGEVYGIIGASGAGKSTLLRLMNLLETPDTGQVTIDGDELTGLSSRQLREKRHVIGMIFQQFNLVANKTVYDNVAASLKLAGRPRATHEARVLECLRFVGLESFKDKYPAQLSGGQKQRVAIARALANEPHVLLCDEPTSSLDPNTTAEVLGVLKSINERLGVTIVIVTHEMDVIKQVCDRVTVMTDGAVYETIDVIPSGVADIDDNPSWFVDQLKKAGEPHA
- a CDS encoding methionine ABC transporter permease, encoding MPEVLLQYQTEIWQSIGETFIMVGVSILAAVLLGLPLGTWLYLSRKGQLLENRAVFSVLNLIVNIVRSFPFLLLVVFLIPFTRLIIGTAIGTAAATVPLAIIAIAHYSRLVEQSLLDVPRGVVEAAVSMGASIKDVIFKFLYVEARSGLVLGLTTSIISFISYSTIMGVVGGGGIGDFAIRYGYQQFKTELMMYMILIMLVFVQMIQFTGTTVARLIDKR
- a CDS encoding MarR family winged helix-turn-helix transcriptional regulator, coding for MTPTEPTTRLLDLLSERHDQIRRISERAWNEQHDIYISNSEWYVLARIYKTKPTIAEVTRNVHISRQAIHKLIKNLKAKDLVTVTDHPTSRKDKCIELTELGVRCYEQNEALKAELEQKIAESLGDDAFRQLKMLLKADWNL